The following proteins come from a genomic window of Alnus glutinosa chromosome 10, dhAlnGlut1.1, whole genome shotgun sequence:
- the LOC133880559 gene encoding F-box/kelch-repeat protein At3g23880-like, which translates to MASYVPEEVVVKILSRLHPKSLIRFKCVSKRWEALIGNPDFLSKNLLNHSIVTQNPSDPLRYIIFFARDKYDRGTQIHSFRSYDSLHCPSQTPLSLPPAPTFDIVASCNGMLCLWAYAPSDVYLWNPAKSSELKALPAASSHRRRTVSVFKVGFGFHSRSNDLKVVRLLQVEDEDGTDWDEVEIYSLRDGSWRQLDLSVAFGIYEDSLSAALDGFFLWYRDDGYEGHVDDGNEIIVAFDFSDEEFRTMLFPDARFFLDYGKCTRTVTELKGSLAMFVFSRRKKNMHLDIWVMLEFGVRESWTRLLSIRLPLHLKSPLGFWKNGELFIENREGQLVLYDLFAQTETNLQFKGSRDTFQVVDYKLSSVLINGGEDNP; encoded by the coding sequence ATGGCAAGCTATGTGCCTGAGGAAGTGGTGGTGAAGATACTGTCGAGGCTGCATCCAAAATCTCTTATCCGATTCAAATGTGTCTCCAAAAGGTGGGAAGCTCTCATAGGAAACCCTGATTTCCTCTCCAAAAACCTACTCAACCACTCCATTGTTACCCAAAACCCCAGTGATCCTCTCCgttatatcatcttctttgccAGAGACAAATACGACCGCGGAACGCAAATACACTCTTTCCGCTCTTACGACTCCCTCCACTGCCCGTCCCAGACACCTCTGAGTCTCCCACCAGCACCAACATTTGACATCGTCGCTTCCTGTAATGGCATGCTCTGCCTCTGGGCCTATGCGCCAAGCGACGTCTATCTCTGGAATCCCGCAAAGTCGTCAGAACTCAAGGCTCTTCCGGCCGCGTCTTCTCACCGTCGACGTACAGTCTCTGTGTTTAAGGTGGGGTTCGGTTTCCACTCTCGATCTAACGACTTGAAAGTGGTCAGGCTTCTTCAGGTTGAAGACGAAGATGGTACTGATTGGGATGAAGTAGAAATATACAGCCTAAGAGACGGTTCTTGGAGACAGCTTGATCTAAGCGTGGCCTTTGGGATATATGAAGATTCGCTGAGCGCAGCATTGGATGGGTTTTTTCTATGGTATCGTGACGACGGATACGAGGGCCATGTGGACGACGGTAATGAGATAATAGTTGCTTTTGACTTCAGCGATGAGGAGTTTCGAACAATGCTGTTTCCAGATGCTCGTTTTTTCCTTGATTACGGTAAATGCACGCGGACTGTCACAGAGTTGAAGGGATCTCTTGCTATGTTCGTTTTTTCTCGCCGGAAGAAAAACATGCATTTGGATATATGGGTCATGCTTGAATTTGGTGTTAGGGAGTCGTGGACTAGACTTCTTAGCATTCGACTCCCATTGCATTTGAAAAGTCCATTGGGGTTTTGGAAGAACGGGGAGTTGTTCATCGAGAATAGGGAGGGGCAGCTGGTCTTGTATGATCTTTTTGCACAAACAGAGACGAATCTTCAATTTAAAGGGTCTCGGGACACGTTTCAAGTTGTAGACTACAAGCTGAGTTCGGTTTTGATCAATGGAGGGGAAGATAATCCGTGA
- the LOC133878885 gene encoding F-box/kelch-repeat protein At3g23880-like isoform X3, protein MPRRAKVGRMASYLPEEVVVKILSRLPPKCLIRFKSVSKRWRALIGSPDFLSKNLLNDSILTQNPSHPLRHILLFARDKYDLGTLIHSFRSYDSLHCVPQTPLNLPTAPPPFDVVASCNGLLCLWAVTLSNIYLWNPATSSDLEALPAAPSRCHTGLRVSNPDFGFHNVGFGFDAGSNDFKVVTLVDTDEDGWLEAEIYSLKSGSWRPLDMSVNIEIHLVSQSAALDGVFLWYDDYTYDDCVDDRIVVFDFNDEEFQIMQFPDASLFCDYDEYTRTLTELKGSVAMMVFALDDDEKKKDLEIWVMLEFGVSESWTRLLIIQLPLHLERPLRFWKNGELLMENNEGQVVLYDLLVQTETNLQFEGYRGTLIVVDCNFFQFEGMGSGVIPTPSCSCCLHYATQFNDHEDCRRKQQEIEQKLEDTQILLRDMQEGMSKMQEEIDMLMALVRRPGGSFGGDPSQGNL, encoded by the exons ATGCCGCGCAGAGCAAAGGTCGGAAGAATGGCAAGCTATTTACCGGAGGAAGTGGTTGTGAAGATACTGTCGAGGCTGCCTCCAAAATGTCTGATCCGATTCAAGAGTGTCTCCAAAAGATGGCGTGCTCTCATAGGAAGCCCTGATTTCCTCTCCAAAAACCTCCTCAATGACTCCATTCTCACCCAGAACCCCAGTCATCCTCTCCGTCATATCCTCCTCTTTGCCAGAGACAAGTACGACCTCGGAACGCTAATACACTCTTTCCGCTCTTACGACTCTCTCCACTGCGTTCCTCAAACACCTCTGAATCTCCCAACAGCACCACCACCCTTTGACGTCGTCGCTTCCTGTAATGGCTTGCTCTGTCTCTGGGCCGTAACGCTAAGCAACATCTATCTCTGGAATCCCGCCACGTCATCAGACCTTGAGGCTCTCCCGGCCGCGCCTTCTCGCTGTCACACCGGACTTAGGGTCTCTAACCCTGATTTTGGGTTCCATAATGTGGGGTTCGGTTTCGACGCGGGATCCAACGACTTCAAGGTGGTCACACTTGTAGACACAGATGAGGACGGGTGGTTGGAAGCCGAAATATACAGCCTAAAATCTGGATCTTGGAGACCGCTTGATATGAGCGTGAACATTGAGATACATCTCGTTTCGCAGAGCGCAGCGTTGGATGGGGTTTTTCTATGGTACGACGACTACACATACGACGATTGTGTGGACGACAGAATAGTTGTTTTTGACTTCAACGACGAGGAGTTCCAAATAATGCAGTTTCCAGATGCTAGCCTTTTTTGTGATTACGATGAATACACTCGGACTCTCACGGAGTTGAAGGGATCTGTTGCTATGATGGTTTTTGCTCTTGATGACGacgagaaaaagaaagatttggaaatatggGTTATGCTTGAATTTGGTGTTAGTGAGTCGTGGACTAGACTTCTTATCATTCAACTCCCATTGCATTTGGAAAGGCCATTGAGGTTTTGGAAGAACGGAGAGTTGCTTATGGAGAATAATGAGGGGCAAGTGGTATTGTATGATCTTTTGGTACAAACAGAGACGAATCTTCAGTTTGAAGGGTATCGGGGAACGTTAATAGTTGTAGACTGCAATTTTTTTCAGTTTGAAG GAATGGGGAGTGGTGTCATACCTACCCCGTCATGTTCATGTTGTTTGCATTACGCCACCCAATTCAACGACCATGAAGACTGTAGGAGAAAACAACAGGAGATAGAGCAGAAATTGGAAGACACACAAATCTTACTGCGGGATATGCAAGAAGGTATGTCGAAGATGCAGGAAGAGATAGATATGTTAATGGCACTTGTAAGAAG GCCTGGAGGGAGCTTTGGAGGTGATCCAAGCCAAGGCAACCTGTGA
- the LOC133878885 gene encoding F-box/kelch-repeat protein At3g23880-like isoform X1, translating into MPRRAKVGRMASYLPEEVVVKILSRLPPKCLIRFKSVSKRWRALIGSPDFLSKNLLNDSILTQNPSHPLRHILLFARDKYDLGTLIHSFRSYDSLHCVPQTPLNLPTAPPPFDVVASCNGLLCLWAVTLSNIYLWNPATSSDLEALPAAPSRCHTGLRVSNPDFGFHNVGFGFDAGSNDFKVVTLVDTDEDGWLEAEIYSLKSGSWRPLDMSVNIEIHLVSQSAALDGVFLWYDDYTYDDCVDDRIVVFDFNDEEFQIMQFPDASLFCDYDEYTRTLTELKGSVAMMVFALDDDEKKKDLEIWVMLEFGVSESWTRLLIIQLPLHLERPLRFWKNGELLMENNEGQVVLYDLLVQTETNLQFEGYRGTLIVVDCNFFQFEGMGSGVIPTPSCSCCLHYATQFNDHEDCRRKQQEIEQKLEDTQILLRDMQEGLEGALEVIQAKATCEWGVAASESSRKRVTRMTSNCKLEIWSQMVDDWLERLIDENGEDL; encoded by the exons ATGCCGCGCAGAGCAAAGGTCGGAAGAATGGCAAGCTATTTACCGGAGGAAGTGGTTGTGAAGATACTGTCGAGGCTGCCTCCAAAATGTCTGATCCGATTCAAGAGTGTCTCCAAAAGATGGCGTGCTCTCATAGGAAGCCCTGATTTCCTCTCCAAAAACCTCCTCAATGACTCCATTCTCACCCAGAACCCCAGTCATCCTCTCCGTCATATCCTCCTCTTTGCCAGAGACAAGTACGACCTCGGAACGCTAATACACTCTTTCCGCTCTTACGACTCTCTCCACTGCGTTCCTCAAACACCTCTGAATCTCCCAACAGCACCACCACCCTTTGACGTCGTCGCTTCCTGTAATGGCTTGCTCTGTCTCTGGGCCGTAACGCTAAGCAACATCTATCTCTGGAATCCCGCCACGTCATCAGACCTTGAGGCTCTCCCGGCCGCGCCTTCTCGCTGTCACACCGGACTTAGGGTCTCTAACCCTGATTTTGGGTTCCATAATGTGGGGTTCGGTTTCGACGCGGGATCCAACGACTTCAAGGTGGTCACACTTGTAGACACAGATGAGGACGGGTGGTTGGAAGCCGAAATATACAGCCTAAAATCTGGATCTTGGAGACCGCTTGATATGAGCGTGAACATTGAGATACATCTCGTTTCGCAGAGCGCAGCGTTGGATGGGGTTTTTCTATGGTACGACGACTACACATACGACGATTGTGTGGACGACAGAATAGTTGTTTTTGACTTCAACGACGAGGAGTTCCAAATAATGCAGTTTCCAGATGCTAGCCTTTTTTGTGATTACGATGAATACACTCGGACTCTCACGGAGTTGAAGGGATCTGTTGCTATGATGGTTTTTGCTCTTGATGACGacgagaaaaagaaagatttggaaatatggGTTATGCTTGAATTTGGTGTTAGTGAGTCGTGGACTAGACTTCTTATCATTCAACTCCCATTGCATTTGGAAAGGCCATTGAGGTTTTGGAAGAACGGAGAGTTGCTTATGGAGAATAATGAGGGGCAAGTGGTATTGTATGATCTTTTGGTACAAACAGAGACGAATCTTCAGTTTGAAGGGTATCGGGGAACGTTAATAGTTGTAGACTGCAATTTTTTTCAGTTTGAAG GAATGGGGAGTGGTGTCATACCTACCCCGTCATGTTCATGTTGTTTGCATTACGCCACCCAATTCAACGACCATGAAGACTGTAGGAGAAAACAACAGGAGATAGAGCAGAAATTGGAAGACACACAAATCTTACTGCGGGATATGCAAGAAG GCCTGGAGGGAGCTTTGGAGGTGATCCAAGCCAAGGCAACCTGTGAGTGGGGTGTAGCTGCAAGTGAGAGTTCTAGAAAGAG AGTCACTAGAATGACTTCGAACTGCAAATTAGAGATCTGGAGCCAAATG GTTGATGATTGGCTTGAAAGATTGATTGATGAAAATGGGGAGGACTTGTAA
- the LOC133878885 gene encoding F-box/kelch-repeat protein At3g23880-like isoform X2: MPRRAKVGRMASYLPEEVVVKILSRLPPKCLIRFKSVSKRWRALIGSPDFLSKNLLNDSILTQNPSHPLRHILLFARDKYDLGTLIHSFRSYDSLHCVPQTPLNLPTAPPPFDVVASCNGLLCLWAVTLSNIYLWNPATSSDLEALPAAPSRCHTGLRVSNPDFGFHNVGFGFDAGSNDFKVVTLVDTDEDGWLEAEIYSLKSGSWRPLDMSVNIEIHLVSQSAALDGVFLWYDDYTYDDCVDDRIVVFDFNDEEFQIMQFPDASLFCDYDEYTRTLTELKGSVAMMVFALDDDEKKKDLEIWVMLEFGVSESWTRLLIIQLPLHLERPLRFWKNGELLMENNEGQVVLYDLLVQTETNLQFEGYRGTLIVVDCNFFQFEGMGSGVIPTPSCSCCLHYATQFNDHEDCRRKQQEIEQKLEDTQILLRDMQEGLEGALEVIQAKATCEWGVAASESSRKRLMIGLKD, translated from the exons ATGCCGCGCAGAGCAAAGGTCGGAAGAATGGCAAGCTATTTACCGGAGGAAGTGGTTGTGAAGATACTGTCGAGGCTGCCTCCAAAATGTCTGATCCGATTCAAGAGTGTCTCCAAAAGATGGCGTGCTCTCATAGGAAGCCCTGATTTCCTCTCCAAAAACCTCCTCAATGACTCCATTCTCACCCAGAACCCCAGTCATCCTCTCCGTCATATCCTCCTCTTTGCCAGAGACAAGTACGACCTCGGAACGCTAATACACTCTTTCCGCTCTTACGACTCTCTCCACTGCGTTCCTCAAACACCTCTGAATCTCCCAACAGCACCACCACCCTTTGACGTCGTCGCTTCCTGTAATGGCTTGCTCTGTCTCTGGGCCGTAACGCTAAGCAACATCTATCTCTGGAATCCCGCCACGTCATCAGACCTTGAGGCTCTCCCGGCCGCGCCTTCTCGCTGTCACACCGGACTTAGGGTCTCTAACCCTGATTTTGGGTTCCATAATGTGGGGTTCGGTTTCGACGCGGGATCCAACGACTTCAAGGTGGTCACACTTGTAGACACAGATGAGGACGGGTGGTTGGAAGCCGAAATATACAGCCTAAAATCTGGATCTTGGAGACCGCTTGATATGAGCGTGAACATTGAGATACATCTCGTTTCGCAGAGCGCAGCGTTGGATGGGGTTTTTCTATGGTACGACGACTACACATACGACGATTGTGTGGACGACAGAATAGTTGTTTTTGACTTCAACGACGAGGAGTTCCAAATAATGCAGTTTCCAGATGCTAGCCTTTTTTGTGATTACGATGAATACACTCGGACTCTCACGGAGTTGAAGGGATCTGTTGCTATGATGGTTTTTGCTCTTGATGACGacgagaaaaagaaagatttggaaatatggGTTATGCTTGAATTTGGTGTTAGTGAGTCGTGGACTAGACTTCTTATCATTCAACTCCCATTGCATTTGGAAAGGCCATTGAGGTTTTGGAAGAACGGAGAGTTGCTTATGGAGAATAATGAGGGGCAAGTGGTATTGTATGATCTTTTGGTACAAACAGAGACGAATCTTCAGTTTGAAGGGTATCGGGGAACGTTAATAGTTGTAGACTGCAATTTTTTTCAGTTTGAAG GAATGGGGAGTGGTGTCATACCTACCCCGTCATGTTCATGTTGTTTGCATTACGCCACCCAATTCAACGACCATGAAGACTGTAGGAGAAAACAACAGGAGATAGAGCAGAAATTGGAAGACACACAAATCTTACTGCGGGATATGCAAGAAG GCCTGGAGGGAGCTTTGGAGGTGATCCAAGCCAAGGCAACCTGTGAGTGGGGTGTAGCTGCAAGTGAGAGTTCTAGAAAGAG GTTGATGATTGGCTTGAAAGATTGA